Proteins co-encoded in one Chitinophagales bacterium genomic window:
- a CDS encoding pyridoxal-phosphate dependent enzyme — MYYNNILETIGNTPLVRLNKVPQKYGVRATVLGKVEFFNPGNSIKDRMALKMVEDAEASGALKPGGTIIEGTSGNTGMGLAIAAAVKGYKCIFTTTDKQSQEKVDILKAMGAEVIICPTNVAPEDPRSYYSVAKRLHEETPNSFYANQYDNLSNRQAHYNTTGPEIWKQTEGKITHLVVGVGTGGTISGTGKYLKEQNPDIKIIGVDTYGSTLKAYHETGEIDNDEIYSYITEGIGEDIIPENIDFGIIDQFVKVTDKDGAVLARELATGEGLFLGYSCGSAVQGIVEIKDQLTEDDLVVVIFHDHGSRYVGKVYNDDWMKSQKFL, encoded by the coding sequence ATGTATTACAACAATATTTTAGAAACAATTGGCAATACTCCGTTAGTTCGTCTGAACAAAGTTCCCCAAAAATATGGGGTGCGAGCAACCGTATTGGGAAAAGTAGAATTTTTCAATCCTGGAAATTCTATCAAAGATCGTATGGCTCTCAAAATGGTGGAAGATGCAGAAGCTTCTGGTGCATTGAAACCTGGCGGGACTATCATTGAAGGTACATCAGGCAATACTGGTATGGGTTTGGCGATTGCAGCGGCGGTGAAAGGCTACAAATGTATTTTTACGACAACAGATAAGCAGTCACAAGAAAAGGTAGATATCCTGAAAGCAATGGGTGCAGAAGTGATTATTTGCCCTACCAACGTAGCACCTGAAGATCCGCGCTCCTACTACTCTGTCGCAAAAAGGCTACATGAAGAAACGCCTAACTCCTTTTATGCCAATCAGTACGATAATCTTTCCAACCGACAAGCCCACTACAATACTACGGGACCAGAGATTTGGAAACAAACCGAGGGAAAAATCACCCATTTGGTTGTTGGTGTAGGAACAGGCGGAACGATTTCGGGTACGGGTAAGTATCTTAAAGAACAAAACCCTGATATTAAAATCATTGGAGTGGATACGTATGGTTCTACATTGAAGGCGTATCACGAAACGGGTGAAATCGACAATGATGAAATTTATTCTTACATCACCGAAGGTATTGGTGAAGATATTATTCCTGAAAATATTGATTTTGGCATCATTGACCAATTTGTGAAAGTAACGGACAAGGACGGCGCAGTGTTGGCAAGGGAATTGGCAACTGGCGAGGGTTTGTTTTTGGGTTATTCCTGTGGATCGGCTGTGCAAGGAATAGTAGAAATCAAAGACCAATTGACAGAAGATGATCTGGTAGTGGTGATTTTTCACGATCACGGAAGTCGTTATGTAGGAAAGGTTTACAACGATGACTGGATGAAATCGCAAAAGTTTTTATAG
- a CDS encoding M42 family metallopeptidase, whose amino-acid sequence MSNKNINVALLKEICEVEGAPGFEQPIREVILREVTPLVDKVEVDNMGNVTAIKKGRSSDKKIMLTAHMDEIGFIVKYIDDKGFIKFHTLGGFDPKTLTAQRVKVHGSKNLIGVMGSKPIHLMTPEERNKNPRIDDYFIDMGMGKEEVEKYITIGDPITRERELIEMGDCVNCKSIDNRVSVFIQIEMLREMKEIPPYDVYAVFTVQEEIGIRGANVSSLAIQPDFGFCIDTTIAFDVPGSSASEQVTALGSGVGIKIMDSSVVCDYRMVAYMKQLAQNHSIKWQPEILTAGGTDSAGMQRMTAGGAIVGAVSIPTRHIHQVIEMAHKEDIRATIELLKVCIKNVDQYDWAHKRRY is encoded by the coding sequence ATGTCGAACAAGAATATCAATGTAGCTCTTCTAAAAGAAATCTGTGAGGTGGAAGGTGCACCAGGTTTTGAGCAGCCCATACGTGAAGTAATCCTTCGTGAGGTGACGCCACTTGTAGATAAAGTGGAGGTGGATAATATGGGTAATGTGACGGCCATTAAAAAAGGACGTAGTAGTGATAAAAAAATCATGTTGACTGCTCACATGGATGAGATTGGATTTATCGTCAAATACATTGATGATAAGGGGTTTATTAAGTTTCACACATTGGGTGGTTTCGATCCAAAAACCTTGACCGCTCAAAGGGTGAAAGTACATGGTTCGAAGAATTTAATTGGAGTGATGGGTTCTAAACCTATTCACCTGATGACTCCCGAAGAGCGCAACAAAAACCCACGCATTGATGATTATTTTATTGATATGGGCATGGGTAAAGAAGAAGTTGAAAAATACATCACTATCGGTGATCCAATTACCCGTGAACGTGAACTGATTGAAATGGGGGATTGTGTAAACTGCAAATCTATTGACAATCGGGTATCGGTTTTCATTCAGATTGAGATGCTTAGAGAAATGAAAGAAATTCCACCTTATGATGTCTATGCAGTTTTTACTGTGCAAGAAGAAATTGGCATTAGAGGTGCTAATGTTTCAAGTTTGGCGATTCAACCCGATTTTGGTTTTTGTATTGACACCACGATTGCCTTTGATGTCCCAGGTTCAAGTGCATCTGAACAGGTGACAGCTTTGGGTAGTGGCGTTGGTATCAAAATTATGGATTCTTCGGTAGTTTGTGATTACCGAATGGTTGCCTACATGAAACAACTGGCACAAAACCATAGCATCAAATGGCAGCCCGAAATTTTGACAGCTGGAGGTACAGATTCAGCAGGAATGCAACGCATGACCGCTGGCGGTGCCATTGTTGGAGCAGTTTCTATCCCTACTCGACACATTCATCAGGTTATCGAAATGGCACACAAAGAGGATATTAGAGCAACAATTGAATTGTTGAAGGTATGCATCAAGAATGTGGATCAGTACGATTGGGCGCACAAAAGAAGGTATTGA
- a CDS encoding mechanosensitive ion channel family protein — translation MTFKKFFEDKLFLEMPWLIGYVLVILFVTWLFAKLFARIFDRYILRSTALINNDPTSYQFIKHLGRAFIYILGFSVAVYAIPSLRSVSTSLLAGAGILAAIVGFASQSAFSNIISGLFIIVFRPFRVNDHLIIDQTTFGVVEDVTLRHTILKSPENRRIVIPNSVMSEKIILNAHLNDPRVCKFIEVSIAYDSDMDLAMEVMREHIENHPLCIDTRTELQKQEGEPKVKVRVLKLEEYGIRLRAWCWTANNGDGFDMTCDMNKVLIEQFRIANIEIPYPHQVIIHKNTLLDSNSTPKT, via the coding sequence ATGACTTTTAAAAAATTTTTTGAGGATAAGTTGTTCTTAGAAATGCCGTGGTTAATCGGCTATGTGTTGGTGATATTATTTGTAACTTGGCTGTTTGCCAAATTGTTTGCCCGTATTTTTGACCGCTACATCCTTCGTTCTACAGCTTTAATCAACAATGACCCAACAAGTTATCAATTTATCAAACATTTAGGTAGAGCCTTTATCTATATTTTGGGATTTAGTGTAGCCGTTTATGCCATTCCTTCGCTTCGCAGTGTTTCGACCTCTTTGTTAGCAGGTGCAGGGATTTTGGCAGCCATTGTAGGTTTTGCATCTCAAAGTGCGTTTTCTAATATAATTAGTGGTCTGTTTATCATCGTTTTTAGACCATTTCGAGTAAATGACCATTTGATTATTGACCAAACTACTTTTGGTGTTGTGGAAGATGTTACCTTACGACATACAATTCTGAAAAGCCCTGAAAATCGCCGAATTGTGATTCCCAACTCAGTAATGAGTGAAAAAATTATTCTCAATGCCCATCTCAATGATCCTCGTGTGTGTAAGTTTATTGAAGTTAGCATTGCGTATGACTCCGATATGGATTTAGCAATGGAGGTTATGCGAGAACACATTGAGAACCATCCTCTTTGTATAGATACTCGAACCGAATTGCAGAAACAGGAAGGGGAGCCAAAAGTAAAGGTCAGAGTATTGAAACTTGAAGAATATGGGATTCGGCTTCGTGCTTGGTGTTGGACAGCAAATAATGGTGATGGTTTTGATATGACCTGCGACATGAATAAAGTTTTGATAGAACAATTCAGAATAGCCAATATCGAAATTCCTTATCCTCATCAGGTAATCATTCACAAAAATACTTTATTAGATTCAAATTCAACGCCAAAAACTTAA
- a CDS encoding class I SAM-dependent rRNA methyltransferase: protein MQQIYPKISLKASKVAAVHRRHPWIFSGAIQTIEGQPKEGEIVSVFTPQNRHIATGYYSKQGSISVRVLTFEEEAIDLQFWKRKLQQAYDYRKAIGLIDSEQTNVFRLVNAEGDGLSGLIIDYYNGTAVLQAHSVGIFQQRHEITAALKEVMGAKLKAVYDKSLTFNKNEQKNTIDEASISSFNPYLLGNLEQKNVSENGHLFKVDWEKGQKTGFFIDQRDNRQLLAQYVADKSVLNTFCYSGGFSVYALKAGASLVHSVDSSQKAIDWTDENVLINNLQSEQNKHQSFTADVMTFLSEPPQQYDVIVLDPPAFAKSLKARHRAMKAYRRLNAKALKQIKSGGILFTFSCSGVVERQLFEDTVRSAAIEVGRTVRILHYLSQPADHPINIFHPEGHYLKGLVLYVN, encoded by the coding sequence GTGCAACAAATATACCCAAAAATAAGCCTCAAGGCTTCAAAAGTAGCTGCTGTTCATCGCCGACATCCGTGGATTTTTTCGGGAGCCATCCAAACAATTGAAGGGCAACCAAAAGAAGGGGAGATAGTCAGTGTATTTACTCCGCAAAATCGGCACATTGCCACAGGTTACTACTCCAAACAGGGTAGTATTTCAGTGCGTGTATTGACCTTTGAAGAAGAAGCCATTGATCTTCAATTTTGGAAACGAAAACTGCAACAGGCTTATGACTATCGAAAAGCCATTGGATTGATTGATAGCGAACAGACCAATGTCTTTCGGTTGGTGAATGCAGAGGGGGATGGACTTTCGGGTTTGATTATAGATTATTACAACGGCACTGCCGTATTGCAAGCCCACTCAGTAGGAATTTTTCAGCAAAGGCATGAGATTACTGCTGCATTGAAGGAAGTGATGGGTGCCAAACTAAAAGCTGTGTATGATAAATCACTGACATTTAATAAGAATGAGCAAAAAAATACTATTGACGAAGCATCTATTTCTTCCTTCAATCCTTATCTCCTCGGCAATTTGGAGCAAAAAAATGTTTCTGAAAATGGCCATTTATTCAAAGTAGATTGGGAAAAGGGGCAAAAAACAGGTTTTTTTATTGACCAACGTGACAATCGACAACTGCTCGCCCAATATGTAGCCGACAAATCGGTTTTGAATACATTTTGTTATTCAGGCGGTTTTTCGGTCTATGCACTAAAGGCTGGTGCTTCGTTGGTACATTCAGTCGACAGTTCTCAAAAAGCAATAGATTGGACTGATGAAAATGTACTTATAAATAATCTTCAATCGGAGCAAAATAAACATCAATCATTTACAGCTGATGTGATGACTTTTTTGAGTGAGCCACCTCAACAATATGATGTAATCGTATTAGACCCACCTGCGTTCGCCAAAAGTCTCAAAGCCAGACACAGAGCAATGAAAGCCTATAGACGCTTGAACGCAAAGGCATTGAAGCAAATCAAGTCTGGAGGTATTTTGTTTACTTTTTCTTGTTCGGGAGTTGTCGAAAGACAATTGTTTGAAGATACGGTTCGTTCTGCTGCAATTGAAGTAGGGCGCACAGTCCGAATATTGCACTACCTAAGCCAACCTGCAGATCATCCGATTAATATTTTTCATCCAGAAGGGCATTATTTGAAGGGATTGGTCTTGTATGTCAATTGA
- the hisS gene encoding histidine--tRNA ligase, with protein sequence MKPSLPQGTRDFGAEELQKRYFIMDTIRAVYEKYGFQPLETPTMENLSTLTGKYGDEGDQLLFRIMNQGRKVEKANVKAFEEKDYGKFVASLCERGLRYDLTVPFARYVVMNQHNLAFPYKRYQIQPVWRGDRPQKGRYREFYQCDADVIGSESLLNEVELTQILDEVYTKLGVNVEIRLNNRKVLIGIAEVIGAADKFMDITIAIDKLDKIGIEGVAKELLSRGISQEAIDKIKIFLDTTGSNADKMAVLEQGLADSPVGCKGVEELKTVLGYLNKLDFQQEVVLDITLARGLNYYTGTIYEVKAKDAQMGSISGGGRYDDLTGNFGLKGMSGVGISFGLDRIYDVMEELGLFENLATNTTKVLFINFGGTSEEYAFQLLQKFRQANIASELFPDDVKMVKQMKYANAKNIPFVVFVGEEEMEASSLKLKNMESGEQNSMSLNEAIAIIRGQNLK encoded by the coding sequence ATGAAACCAAGTTTACCTCAAGGAACACGAGATTTTGGAGCAGAAGAACTGCAAAAGCGGTATTTCATAATGGATACAATAAGAGCAGTGTATGAAAAATATGGTTTTCAGCCGCTCGAAACGCCTACCATGGAAAACCTTTCTACACTTACTGGAAAATATGGTGATGAAGGAGATCAGTTGTTGTTTAGAATCATGAATCAAGGTAGAAAAGTAGAAAAGGCGAATGTCAAAGCTTTTGAAGAAAAGGATTATGGAAAATTTGTTGCCTCTTTGTGTGAGAGAGGCTTACGCTATGATTTAACTGTTCCTTTTGCTCGGTATGTGGTTATGAATCAACACAATTTGGCTTTTCCCTACAAACGCTATCAGATTCAACCAGTTTGGAGGGGGGATAGGCCTCAAAAAGGGCGGTATAGAGAATTTTACCAATGTGATGCAGATGTTATCGGCTCAGAATCTTTGCTCAATGAAGTAGAACTTACCCAGATACTGGATGAGGTCTATACCAAACTTGGCGTGAACGTAGAGATTAGACTCAATAATCGGAAGGTGCTGATTGGGATTGCAGAAGTGATTGGGGCAGCAGACAAATTTATGGACATTACGATTGCGATAGACAAGCTCGATAAAATTGGTATTGAAGGTGTAGCTAAAGAATTGTTGAGTAGAGGAATTTCACAGGAAGCTATTGACAAAATCAAAATCTTTTTAGATACCACGGGTTCAAACGCTGATAAGATGGCTGTTTTGGAGCAAGGCTTGGCCGATTCTCCCGTTGGCTGCAAAGGTGTCGAAGAGTTGAAAACGGTACTTGGATATTTAAACAAACTTGATTTTCAACAAGAAGTAGTATTAGATATTACTTTGGCTCGTGGATTAAATTACTACACAGGTACGATTTATGAAGTGAAGGCCAAAGATGCACAAATGGGTAGCATCAGTGGCGGAGGTCGTTACGATGATTTGACGGGTAATTTTGGATTGAAGGGAATGTCGGGAGTAGGTATTTCTTTTGGTTTGGATAGGATTTACGATGTGATGGAAGAGTTGGGTCTGTTTGAAAACCTCGCTACAAACACGACCAAAGTTTTGTTTATCAATTTTGGTGGAACCTCCGAAGAATATGCTTTCCAATTGCTGCAAAAGTTTAGACAGGCAAATATTGCATCTGAGCTTTTTCCAGATGATGTTAAAATGGTGAAACAGATGAAATATGCCAATGCCAAGAATATTCCTTTTGTGGTATTTGTTGGTGAGGAGGAAATGGAAGCGAGTTCGTTGAAATTGAAGAATATGGAAAGTGGAGAACAGAATAGCATGAGCCTAAATGAGGCGATTGCAATCATAAGAGGTCAAAATTTAAAATAA
- a CDS encoding CHAT domain-containing tetratricopeptide repeat protein, whose protein sequence is MDNKENIHIIGDGYWEAVKNIHNQGNECFDEGNYDIALACFEQALDLRIRGLGKTHLDVADSYNNIGNTYYYKGLYNKALRYHLESKNIKTNLLGEDNIALAVTYNGIGICYDAQGFYNKALAYYNKSLDLRIRYLGSEHSSVAQSLNNLGLCYHSKGTYDTALVYLQKALKIRQQHFGEDHWSVAQTLLNMGACYFSKDKHDEALHFYNKSLKIKQAIYGDHHPNIASVLDNIGFCYRQKGMFDVALNHHNMVLTIRQKTLASDHPSLAITYNNIANCLQEKGFFVEALSYCQNALQIVIPQFSPENILENPSIHQYMDAHILLEILQSKAICFQSMHLSKTENKNTDYGRLALKTYQLAAKLMTQLRRGYKAESTHLTLAEKAHQMYEAAIETAIKNDATNLAFTFAEQGKGMVLLGSLKDIDARLASDIPEKWLNEAYDLRISLTELDNAINRERCKVEIERNLEQLRQWQNQHFDYQRDYESLIEKLEKEYPNYFQLKYKVHNIVVQELQKSLDNQTAIVEFFVGRHQTYLFVIGRAFVLTKCIVISESTLNEQIADFIEAIYAENAKEYQQLAYALYETLLKQSLQNELFDTIQYLHIIPDGDLGFLPFETLLTQKPSSLRYAEMPYLVNNYAISYHYSATLWHYGKNKQKSELSSSFSFVGFAPVYQDIGLNYKTLYHSAAEIEGIKTAFEEKGYEAAIFLHSAASKEHFKQHVIDYKYVHIAAHAFGQPYFEQEEAYSSDGIVFSFQKDDLEGILTMAEIYNLSLNADLVVVSCCDSGVGKVAKGEGVMAINRGFLYAGARNVIYTLFKVYDRHSAELMQYLYQDILAQKAYGSSLQASKIKMITQGYAPKYWSGFVHIGSQ, encoded by the coding sequence ATGGACAATAAAGAAAATATACATATTATAGGCGATGGCTATTGGGAAGCTGTAAAAAACATTCATAATCAAGGAAATGAGTGTTTTGACGAAGGTAATTATGATATTGCTTTGGCTTGTTTTGAACAAGCTTTAGATCTTCGTATACGTGGATTGGGTAAAACACATCTTGATGTTGCAGATTCATACAATAATATTGGCAATACTTATTACTACAAAGGTCTGTACAACAAAGCCTTGCGATACCATTTGGAATCAAAAAATATCAAAACAAATTTATTGGGAGAGGATAATATTGCTTTGGCTGTCACGTACAATGGCATAGGTATTTGTTATGATGCACAAGGATTTTACAACAAAGCATTGGCATATTACAATAAATCATTGGATTTGCGAATCCGTTATTTGGGAAGCGAACATTCTTCGGTGGCACAAAGCCTGAATAATTTAGGACTTTGTTATCATAGCAAAGGAACTTATGATACAGCACTTGTTTACTTACAAAAAGCCTTAAAGATTAGACAACAACATTTTGGGGAAGACCATTGGAGTGTGGCGCAAACACTTCTAAATATGGGGGCTTGTTATTTTAGCAAAGATAAGCACGATGAGGCTTTGCATTTTTACAACAAGTCATTGAAGATAAAACAAGCGATTTATGGCGATCACCATCCAAATATTGCAAGTGTTTTGGATAATATTGGATTTTGTTATCGGCAGAAAGGTATGTTTGATGTAGCTTTAAATCACCACAATATGGTTTTGACTATCCGCCAAAAGACATTGGCGAGCGACCATCCAAGTTTGGCGATTACATACAATAATATAGCAAATTGTTTGCAGGAAAAAGGGTTTTTTGTAGAAGCATTGTCTTATTGTCAAAATGCATTGCAAATTGTTATTCCACAGTTTTCGCCCGAAAATATCCTCGAAAATCCATCCATTCACCAATATATGGATGCTCATATTTTATTGGAGATACTGCAATCCAAGGCGATATGTTTCCAAAGTATGCACCTATCAAAAACGGAAAATAAAAATACAGATTATGGTCGATTGGCATTGAAGACTTATCAGTTGGCGGCAAAATTGATGACACAACTAAGACGAGGCTACAAAGCAGAGAGTACTCATTTGACCTTGGCAGAAAAAGCACATCAAATGTATGAGGCTGCTATAGAGACAGCTATTAAAAATGATGCAACGAATTTGGCTTTTACTTTTGCGGAACAAGGAAAAGGGATGGTCCTGTTGGGGTCATTGAAAGATATTGATGCACGCTTGGCATCTGATATTCCCGAAAAATGGCTCAATGAGGCCTACGATTTGCGAATTTCACTTACGGAGTTGGACAATGCGATTAATCGAGAGCGGTGTAAGGTGGAGATTGAGCGAAATTTGGAGCAGTTGCGGCAATGGCAAAATCAACACTTTGATTATCAGCGTGACTATGAATCACTGATTGAGAAGTTGGAAAAAGAATATCCCAATTATTTTCAACTCAAATATAAAGTACATAACATTGTTGTTCAGGAGCTTCAAAAATCACTGGATAACCAAACGGCAATTGTGGAGTTTTTTGTAGGGAGACATCAAACGTATCTTTTTGTAATAGGCAGAGCATTTGTACTCACTAAGTGTATTGTTATTTCGGAATCTACACTGAATGAACAAATTGCAGATTTCATTGAAGCTATTTATGCTGAAAACGCCAAAGAATATCAGCAATTGGCTTATGCTCTTTACGAAACTTTGCTGAAGCAGAGTTTGCAAAATGAGTTGTTCGATACTATTCAATATTTACACATAATCCCTGACGGTGATTTGGGTTTTTTACCTTTTGAAACACTGCTTACCCAAAAACCATCTTCTCTAAGATATGCAGAAATGCCGTATTTGGTGAATAATTATGCCATTAGTTATCATTATTCGGCTACTTTGTGGCATTATGGAAAGAACAAGCAAAAGAGTGAACTTTCCTCCAGTTTTAGTTTTGTAGGATTTGCACCTGTTTATCAAGACATTGGGCTTAATTATAAAACACTCTATCACTCTGCTGCCGAAATTGAAGGAATAAAAACTGCTTTTGAAGAAAAAGGATATGAAGCAGCTATATTCTTACACTCGGCAGCCTCCAAAGAACATTTTAAACAACATGTCATTGATTACAAATATGTGCATATTGCAGCACATGCCTTTGGTCAGCCTTATTTTGAACAGGAAGAGGCTTATTCTTCGGATGGTATTGTTTTTTCTTTCCAGAAAGATGATTTAGAAGGTATTTTGACTATGGCTGAAATTTACAATCTTTCACTAAATGCCGATTTAGTTGTTGTGAGTTGTTGTGATAGTGGTGTTGGAAAAGTAGCCAAAGGAGAAGGTGTGATGGCGATTAATCGAGGGTTTTTGTATGCTGGCGCAAGGAATGTAATTTATACACTCTTCAAGGTTTATGACCGACATAGCGCAGAATTGATGCAGTATTTGTACCAAGATATTCTTGCCCAAAAAGCCTATGGTTCATCTCTTCAAGCTTCTAAAATAAAAATGATAACACAAGGTTATGCTCCAAAATATTGGTCGGGTTTTGTGCATATTGGTAGTCAGTAA
- a CDS encoding transglycosylase SLT domain-containing protein yields the protein MTKFFQTKELYLKDKARVYVRDIDDFEKKVRNISNKLDIHPNWLMAIMHSESKLDASVVNLKGSGAAGLIQFLPTTAIDMDITVEQMRNLNHVQQLDYVHTYLKGVKETRKVNYNNITDLYLAILYPAAIGKDVEFVLYRKPSEKYQANSGLDENRDGEISISDIDLRMQRLYPIAYQSTVNSFLQFSFTFYCFLFAGVLLIFRKKIPLQRIRYEVIHTYQKLRHEIQLRLPRKL from the coding sequence TTGACTAAATTTTTTCAAACCAAAGAACTTTATTTGAAGGACAAAGCGAGAGTCTATGTTAGAGACATTGACGACTTTGAAAAAAAAGTGAGAAATATTAGCAATAAATTAGACATACATCCCAATTGGTTAATGGCAATTATGCACTCCGAATCCAAATTAGATGCTTCGGTCGTCAATTTGAAAGGCAGCGGTGCAGCAGGTTTGATTCAATTTTTACCCACTACTGCCATTGATATGGACATCACCGTAGAACAAATGAGAAACCTCAATCATGTTCAACAACTTGATTATGTACATACTTATTTAAAAGGTGTGAAGGAAACAAGAAAGGTAAATTACAACAATATTACTGATCTATATTTAGCTATTTTATATCCAGCTGCAATTGGCAAAGATGTGGAATTTGTATTGTACCGAAAACCCAGCGAAAAGTATCAAGCAAACAGTGGTTTGGATGAAAATCGGGATGGAGAAATAAGTATTAGTGATATTGATTTGCGTATGCAGCGATTGTATCCTATTGCTTATCAATCAACTGTCAATAGTTTTTTGCAGTTTAGTTTTACTTTTTATTGCTTTCTTTTTGCAGGAGTTTTACTGATTTTCCGCAAAAAAATTCCATTGCAGCGAATACGGTATGAAGTGATTCATACATACCAAAAACTTCGACATGAAATACAACTGCGCCTGCCTCGAAAACTATAA